A window of uncultured Methanobrevibacter sp. contains these coding sequences:
- the mptA gene encoding GTP cyclohydrolase MptA, producing the protein MAVCLPDTQDDTPSVPIKLTRVGVTGVKKLLQLERKNKRPIILLPSFDAFVDLPSDQKGVHMSRNPEAISEVLETVAKDSTVDVESLCAKIVDKMMTKHEYARRVEISMTTDFMFMKESPVTKNKTQEMAQLKAKAIGLRDDDGNVTIRKSIGAELIGMTVCPCAQESVRESDKLKLLEFLDEETTQKVLDTVTFASHNQRGIGTLLIEVPEDKSVKAEDLIEIIETSMSSPVCELLKRPDENATVMNAHRKPVFVEDCVRNMMEKIVKKYSDFPDDTLITARQENQESIHRHNAYAEKVTTLGELKEELNI; encoded by the coding sequence TTGGCAGTTTGCTTACCCGATACTCAAGACGACACTCCAAGTGTGCCCATAAAATTAACCAGAGTGGGTGTCACCGGAGTAAAAAAATTATTACAACTAGAAAGAAAAAATAAAAGACCTATAATTTTACTACCTTCTTTTGATGCATTTGTAGATTTACCAAGTGATCAAAAAGGAGTTCATATGTCTAGAAACCCGGAAGCCATTAGTGAAGTCCTCGAAACTGTAGCTAAAGACTCTACCGTAGATGTTGAATCATTATGTGCAAAAATCGTTGACAAAATGATGACCAAGCACGAATATGCAAGACGTGTTGAAATCTCAATGACAACCGATTTTATGTTCATGAAAGAATCACCAGTTACCAAAAATAAAACTCAGGAAATGGCCCAATTGAAAGCAAAAGCAATTGGACTTAGAGATGATGACGGTAACGTGACTATCAGAAAAAGCATAGGTGCGGAACTTATTGGAATGACCGTTTGTCCATGTGCACAGGAATCCGTAAGGGAATCCGATAAATTAAAATTATTAGAATTCCTTGATGAAGAAACTACACAAAAAGTTTTAGATACCGTGACATTTGCTTCTCACAATCAAAGAGGAATAGGAACACTCTTAATCGAAGTTCCAGAAGACAAAAGCGTTAAAGCTGAAGACTTGATTGAAATCATTGAAACTTCAATGAGTTCACCTGTATGTGAATTACTTAAAAGACCTGATGAAAATGCAACCGTAATGAATGCACACAGAAAACCTGTATTCGTTGAAGACTGCGTCAGGAACATGATGGAAAAAATTGTAAAAAAATATTCCGACTTCCCAGACGATACATTAATTACAGCACGCCAAGAAAATCAAGAAAGTATCCACAGACACAACGCATATGCTGAAAAGGTCACTACACTTGGTGAGTTAAAAGAAGAATTAAATATCTAG
- a CDS encoding DUF2120 family protein: MKKTYEIAGEVMGFFNSFKGSRPAIDNERILIVRGRSRKVLPLDEFESKLLEIGEILGGKELDATSEKISKILEIGDKNIKRSEVSTNSVDSKGFIRMKEELESMGLVVAYKVFEVPKFDVIIAIWEDKNEIPPLYVEVTVSEHDD; encoded by the coding sequence ATGAAAAAAACTTATGAAATTGCAGGAGAAGTAATGGGATTTTTTAATTCATTTAAAGGATCAAGACCTGCAATAGATAATGAAAGAATACTTATTGTCAGAGGAAGATCCAGAAAAGTTCTGCCATTAGATGAATTTGAATCCAAACTATTGGAAATCGGAGAAATCCTAGGCGGAAAGGAACTGGATGCAACTTCCGAAAAAATTTCAAAAATCCTGGAAATCGGTGATAAAAACATTAAACGAAGTGAAGTGTCAACCAACAGTGTGGACAGCAAAGGATTCATTAGGATGAAAGAGGAACTGGAATCAATGGGCCTTGTTGTTGCATATAAAGTGTTTGAAGTTCCTAAATTCGATGTTATTATTGCAATCTGGGAAGACAAAAACGAGATACCTCCATTATATGTGGAAGTTACCGTTTCAGAACATGACGATTAA